A window from Staphylococcus succinus encodes these proteins:
- a CDS encoding MDR family MFS transporter encodes MSQKVLSSKKRNTIILVMLSSAFVAMLNQTLLNTALPAIITGLQITETTAQWLITGFMLVNGIMIPLTAFLMDRFHTKPLYIFSMSAFLLGSIIAALSPTFGLLMFARVIQAIGAGILLPLMQFTVFTLFPTEKRGFAMGLTGIVAQSAPAIGPTLTGFLIDSYSWRAPFLVVAAIALIAFIIGAIFVESNNETKHTKLDKSSVIYSTFGFGLMLYAFSSAGNLGFTSPIVIISLILGLIIVAVFVTRQIKIDNPLLNMRVFANRTFSLSAFASMVLFIGIVGPALLIPMYIQSGLGLSAILSGFVILPGAVVNAFMSVYTGKIFDKYGLKVLAIPGFILLIVMTILHCFLTTDTPYWYIVIIYAVRMFAVALIIMPLNTIGINALDNKDISHGTAIMNSLRIIAGAIGTAIMITILSIVRSHYVESGNSHSIQHATVLGVDAAFGFTTVLLIIGFILTLMIRTKKEITNSREV; translated from the coding sequence ATGTCGCAGAAAGTTTTATCGAGCAAAAAAAGAAATACTATTATTTTAGTTATGTTAAGTAGTGCATTTGTTGCCATGCTGAATCAAACACTACTTAACACAGCGCTACCTGCAATTATCACAGGGTTGCAAATAACTGAAACAACCGCCCAATGGCTTATTACGGGATTTATGTTAGTTAATGGAATAATGATTCCACTAACTGCATTTCTTATGGATAGATTCCATACCAAACCACTTTATATTTTCTCTATGAGTGCATTTTTACTTGGCTCAATTATCGCAGCATTATCACCTACTTTTGGTTTACTGATGTTTGCACGAGTCATCCAAGCGATAGGTGCAGGTATACTATTACCGTTAATGCAATTCACTGTATTCACATTATTTCCAACTGAAAAACGTGGATTTGCAATGGGACTTACAGGTATTGTGGCACAGTCTGCACCAGCAATTGGCCCTACACTAACTGGTTTCTTAATTGATTCCTATAGTTGGAGAGCTCCATTTTTAGTCGTTGCTGCTATAGCACTTATTGCATTTATTATTGGTGCAATTTTTGTAGAAAGTAACAATGAAACAAAACATACAAAATTAGATAAATCATCAGTAATTTATTCTACTTTTGGTTTTGGACTTATGCTTTACGCCTTTAGTAGTGCGGGTAACCTTGGTTTCACGTCACCAATCGTTATCATTTCATTAATTCTCGGACTAATTATCGTCGCTGTTTTTGTTACAAGACAAATTAAAATCGACAATCCTTTATTAAATATGCGTGTATTTGCAAATAGAACATTTTCACTATCTGCATTTGCATCAATGGTGTTATTTATTGGAATCGTAGGTCCTGCTTTATTAATTCCTATGTATATTCAATCTGGTCTAGGATTATCTGCAATCCTATCAGGATTCGTCATTTTACCAGGTGCAGTAGTCAATGCATTTATGTCAGTATATACTGGTAAAATTTTCGATAAATATGGGTTGAAAGTATTAGCGATACCAGGATTTATCTTATTAATTGTTATGACCATCTTACATTGTTTCTTAACAACAGATACGCCTTATTGGTATATTGTTATTATTTACGCTGTCAGAATGTTTGCCGTAGCATTAATCATTATGCCTTTAAACACAATTGGTATTAATGCTTTAGATAATAAAGATATCTCTCATGGTACTGCAATCATGAACTCTTTAAGAATTATTGCTGGTGCAATTGGTACTGCAATCATGATTACCATACTTTCTATAGTTCGTTCACATTATGTTGAATCTGGTAACAGTCACTCTATACAACACGCTACTGTACTTGGCGTAGATGCTGCCTTTGGATTTACAACAGTACTGTTGATTATCGGATTTATCCTAACATTGATGATTCGTACGAAAAAAGAAATCACAAACAGTCGTGAAGTATAA
- a CDS encoding LysR family transcriptional regulator: MELRTLYYFVTVAKEESITRAANALHITQPTLSRQIKDLESEMGVKLFKRSNHNIHITEEGILLKKRAEELLEMSQKIQDEFKFLDKQVEGNVYIGCGETKGIRIIADIFRRIQVQHPNIHFHVYSGNAEDITSRLDKGLLDFGILIQPANLNKYKALNLPSYDEWGIVVKRDHPLSKKSFIEKKELLHMPLICSRQVLDRSLSNNEFAGWFGDAFDQLNIVATFNLAYNAGLMVKEDVGYAITLDSIIEASVENNLCFIPLKPQLIAKHNIVWRKDHTFSKAAQLFLDRAKDVCE; encoded by the coding sequence ATGGAATTGAGAACCTTATATTATTTTGTCACTGTAGCAAAAGAAGAAAGTATCACACGTGCAGCAAACGCCTTACATATTACGCAACCAACATTATCACGCCAAATTAAAGACTTGGAGAGTGAAATGGGCGTTAAATTATTTAAAAGAAGCAATCACAATATTCACATTACGGAAGAAGGCATTTTATTAAAGAAAAGAGCAGAAGAATTGCTTGAAATGTCGCAAAAAATACAAGATGAATTTAAATTTTTAGATAAACAAGTAGAAGGTAATGTCTATATTGGTTGTGGAGAAACAAAAGGTATTAGAATTATTGCGGATATCTTTAGGCGCATTCAAGTACAACACCCTAATATACATTTTCATGTCTATAGTGGTAATGCGGAAGATATTACAAGTAGATTGGATAAAGGGTTATTAGATTTTGGAATCTTAATTCAACCAGCAAATTTAAATAAATATAAAGCTTTAAATTTACCTTCTTATGATGAATGGGGTATAGTCGTAAAGCGGGATCACCCTTTATCCAAAAAATCATTTATTGAAAAAAAAGAGCTTCTCCACATGCCACTGATATGTTCGAGACAAGTACTAGATAGGTCACTTTCAAATAATGAGTTTGCAGGGTGGTTTGGCGATGCTTTTGACCAATTGAATATTGTAGCAACATTTAACCTAGCTTATAATGCCGGATTGATGGTCAAAGAAGATGTGGGTTATGCCATTACTTTAGACAGTATCATTGAAGCATCTGTTGAAAATAACTTATGCTTTATACCATTAAAACCACAATTAATTGCAAAACATAATATTGTTTGGAGAAAAGATCATACTTTTTCAAAAGCAGCACAATTGTTTTTAGACCGAGCAAAAGATGTTTGTGAGTAA
- a CDS encoding MFS transporter: MNNNKLIVLILTIGVFGILNTEMGFIGLIPQIAKQFNVTTATAGWLVSVFAIGIALSGPITPLLLSKIERKKVMLFVLTIFVISNLISVFTSSFAVLLLARIIPAIFHPVYTALAFSVAADSVDKKDAPKAVSRVFIGVSAGMVVGVPIVNFLATQFNLQIALLFFALINLIVLILTLCFVPTMPSESSHSYGSQLKVLKRPLTWISIIAAIFFNAAIFGVYSYLTDYLNIVTEIHGNLVSITLFLYGFSNILGNIIAGKLLTMIPKKAMLLLPFALIIVYGFMFSLGSFFIPMMVITMVWGILAGLTANTTQFMITSSAPDAPDLSNGIFLSAVNTGTTIGTFIGGLFIATLGSNYVLMIGILASIVNVLLIVIRNKKLTTVFN; encoded by the coding sequence TTGAACAACAATAAATTAATCGTACTCATATTAACTATTGGTGTTTTTGGTATTTTAAATACTGAGATGGGATTTATAGGGTTAATCCCTCAAATTGCCAAACAATTTAATGTGACTACTGCTACTGCTGGCTGGTTAGTCTCAGTTTTCGCAATTGGTATTGCTTTATCTGGACCAATTACTCCATTACTACTGTCTAAAATAGAAAGAAAAAAAGTAATGTTATTCGTTTTAACCATCTTCGTAATAAGTAATTTGATATCTGTATTTACATCAAGTTTTGCTGTCTTATTACTTGCACGAATTATTCCAGCTATTTTCCACCCAGTATATACTGCTTTAGCTTTTTCAGTTGCAGCTGATTCAGTAGATAAAAAAGATGCACCTAAGGCTGTATCACGTGTATTTATTGGTGTATCAGCTGGCATGGTTGTGGGCGTTCCTATCGTTAATTTTTTAGCTACTCAATTTAACTTACAAATCGCCTTATTGTTCTTTGCACTAATAAATCTCATTGTTCTTATTTTGACTTTATGCTTTGTACCTACCATGCCAAGCGAATCATCTCACTCGTATGGTTCACAATTAAAAGTATTAAAACGACCATTGACTTGGATTTCAATCATTGCAGCTATATTTTTTAATGCAGCCATTTTTGGTGTTTATAGTTATTTGACTGATTACTTAAATATCGTTACAGAAATTCATGGAAACCTCGTTTCAATTACACTTTTCTTATATGGTTTTTCAAATATATTAGGTAATATTATTGCTGGAAAATTATTAACGATGATTCCTAAAAAAGCAATGTTATTATTACCTTTTGCTTTAATTATAGTATATGGATTTATGTTTAGTTTAGGATCATTTTTTATTCCTATGATGGTTATTACAATGGTATGGGGAATTTTAGCAGGCCTTACCGCAAATACAACTCAGTTTATGATTACTTCATCAGCGCCTGATGCACCTGATTTATCTAATGGAATCTTTTTATCCGCTGTTAATACAGGAACAACAATTGGTACGTTTATAGGCGGTTTATTCATCGCTACGTTAGGTTCGAATTATGTTTTGATGATTGGTATATTAGCTAGTATCGTCAATGTTCTATTAATTGTAATTAGAAATAAAAAGTTGACGACAGTTTTTAACTAA
- the cspD gene encoding cold-shock protein CspD: protein MNNGTVKWFNAEKGFGFIEVEGGNDVFVHFSAITQDGYKSLEEGQAVEFEIVDGDRGPQAANVVKL from the coding sequence ATGAATAACGGTACAGTTAAATGGTTTAACGCAGAAAAAGGTTTTGGTTTCATCGAAGTTGAAGGTGGAAACGACGTATTCGTTCACTTCTCAGCTATCACTCAAGACGGTTACAAATCATTAGAAGAAGGACAAGCTGTTGAATTCGAAATCGTTGACGGCGACCGCGGTCCTCAAGCAGCAAACGTTGTTAAATTATAA
- the guaA gene encoding glutamine-hydrolyzing GMP synthase, which yields MEMAKEQELILVLDFGSQYNQLITRRIREMGVYSELHDHEISIDEIKQLNPKGIILSGGPNSVYEEDSFTIDPEIYNLGIPILGICYGMQLTTKLLGGKVERANEREYGKAVINAKTDELFFGLPEEQNVWMSHSDKVIEIPEGFEVIADSPSTNYAAIEDKARRIYGVQFHPEVRHTEFGNDLLRNFVRRVCDCTGEWSMENFIEIEIEKIRNLVGDRRVLCAMSGGVDSSVVAVLLHKAIGDQLTCIFVDHGLLRKGEGDMVMDQFGEGFNMNIIRVNAQERFMSKLKGISDPEQKRKIIGNEFVYVFDDEASKLEGVDFLAQGTLYTDVIESGTKTAQTIKSHHNVGGLPEDMDFQLIEPINTLFKDEVRELGIELGIPEHLVWRQPFPGPGLGIRVLGEITEDKLEVVRESDAILRQVIREEGLEREIWQYFTVLPGIQSVGVMGDYRTYDHTVGIRAVTSIDGMTSDFARIDWEVLQKISSRIVNEVDHVNRVVYDITSKPPSTIEWE from the coding sequence ATGGAAATGGCGAAAGAGCAAGAGCTCATACTTGTTTTAGACTTTGGTAGCCAATACAACCAGCTAATTACACGTCGTATTCGTGAAATGGGTGTATATAGCGAATTACACGACCACGAAATAAGTATTGATGAGATTAAGCAATTAAATCCTAAAGGTATTATTCTTTCTGGTGGACCAAACTCAGTATATGAAGAGGATTCATTTACGATTGATCCAGAAATTTATAATCTAGGCATTCCTATTTTAGGAATTTGTTATGGTATGCAACTAACAACTAAATTACTAGGTGGTAAAGTTGAACGTGCCAACGAACGTGAATACGGTAAAGCAGTTATAAATGCTAAGACAGACGAGTTATTCTTCGGTTTACCTGAAGAACAAAATGTTTGGATGAGCCATTCAGATAAAGTAATCGAAATCCCAGAAGGTTTCGAAGTGATTGCTGATAGTCCAAGTACAAATTATGCAGCAATTGAAGATAAAGCACGTCGCATTTATGGCGTACAATTCCATCCAGAAGTACGTCACACTGAATTCGGCAATGATTTATTACGTAACTTTGTTCGCCGTGTCTGTGATTGTACAGGAGAATGGTCAATGGAAAATTTCATTGAAATTGAAATTGAAAAAATTCGTAACCTGGTTGGAGATCGCAGAGTATTATGTGCCATGAGTGGTGGCGTAGACTCATCTGTTGTAGCAGTATTACTACACAAAGCAATTGGTGATCAATTAACGTGTATCTTCGTAGACCACGGTTTATTACGTAAAGGCGAAGGCGATATGGTTATGGATCAGTTCGGTGAAGGCTTTAACATGAATATTATTCGTGTCAATGCACAAGAACGATTCATGAGTAAATTAAAAGGTATTTCAGATCCTGAACAAAAACGTAAAATTATCGGTAACGAGTTTGTGTATGTATTTGATGATGAAGCATCTAAATTAGAAGGCGTAGATTTCCTAGCACAAGGTACGCTGTATACAGATGTTATTGAATCAGGTACGAAGACTGCTCAAACGATTAAATCACATCACAATGTGGGCGGATTGCCAGAAGATATGGACTTCCAACTTATAGAACCAATTAATACATTGTTTAAAGACGAAGTACGTGAATTAGGTATCGAATTAGGTATTCCAGAACATTTAGTATGGAGACAACCATTCCCAGGACCAGGTCTAGGTATTCGTGTCTTAGGTGAAATTACAGAAGATAAACTAGAGGTCGTACGTGAATCTGACGCAATTTTAAGACAAGTTATCCGTGAGGAAGGGCTTGAACGCGAGATTTGGCAGTATTTCACAGTATTACCAGGCATCCAATCTGTAGGTGTTATGGGAGACTACCGTACGTATGATCATACAGTAGGTATTCGTGCAGTAACTTCTATTGATGGTATGACAAGTGACTTTGCACGTATTGACTGGGAAGTCTTACAAAAGATTTCAAGTCGTATTGTAAATGAAGTGGACCACGTTAACCGCGTTGTCTATGACATTACTTCTAAGCCACCAAGCACAATCGAGTGGGAATAA
- the guaB gene encoding IMP dehydrogenase, with the protein MWENKFEKESLTFDDVLLLPAESDVLPKEVDLSVQLSEGVKLNIPILSAGMDTVTESKMAIAMARQGGLGVIHKNMNIEDQADEVQKVKRSENGVISNPFYLTPEESVYEAEALMGKYRISGVPIVNNTSDRQFVGIITNRDLRFIEDFSIKISDVMTKDNLVTAPVGTTLDEAEHLLQQHKIEKLPLVKEGRLEGLITIKDIEKVLEFPNSAKDAHGRLLVGAAIGIAKDTDIRAEKLVEAGVDALVIDTAHGHSKGVLQQVKHIKEKFPQVTLIAGNVATAEGTKALYEAGADVVKVGIGPGSICTTRVVAGVGVPQITAVYDCATEARKHGKAIIADGGIKFSGDIIKALAAGGHAVMLGSLLAGTEESPGETEVFQGRQYKVYRGMGSLGAMESGSNDRYFQEDKTPKKFVPEGIEGRIAFKGQLQDTVYQLMGGVRSGMGYTGSRNLEALREEAQFTRMGPAGLAESHPHDIQITKESPNYSF; encoded by the coding sequence ATGTGGGAAAATAAGTTTGAAAAAGAATCTTTAACTTTTGACGATGTGTTATTGTTACCAGCAGAATCAGATGTTTTACCGAAAGAAGTAGATTTAAGTGTTCAATTATCAGAAGGTGTTAAATTGAACATACCAATCCTTTCGGCAGGTATGGACACAGTGACTGAATCAAAAATGGCTATAGCAATGGCGAGACAAGGTGGTCTTGGTGTTATTCACAAAAATATGAACATTGAAGATCAAGCAGATGAAGTTCAAAAAGTAAAACGCTCTGAAAATGGTGTTATTTCGAATCCATTCTACTTAACGCCTGAAGAAAGTGTTTATGAAGCGGAAGCATTAATGGGCAAATATCGTATCTCAGGTGTGCCGATTGTTAATAATACATCAGATAGACAGTTTGTAGGTATTATTACTAACCGTGATTTACGTTTTATTGAAGACTTTTCTATTAAAATTTCTGATGTTATGACAAAAGATAATTTAGTGACTGCTCCAGTTGGTACAACTTTGGATGAAGCTGAACATTTATTACAACAGCATAAAATCGAGAAACTTCCATTAGTAAAAGAAGGTCGTTTAGAAGGTTTAATCACAATTAAAGATATCGAAAAAGTACTTGAATTCCCGAATTCTGCTAAAGATGCTCATGGTAGATTATTAGTTGGAGCAGCAATTGGTATTGCGAAAGATACTGATATCCGTGCTGAAAAATTAGTAGAAGCTGGCGTAGATGCATTAGTTATCGATACAGCGCACGGTCATTCTAAAGGCGTATTACAACAAGTTAAACACATTAAAGAGAAATTCCCACAAGTTACTTTAATTGCTGGTAATGTTGCTACAGCTGAAGGTACAAAAGCATTATACGAAGCAGGCGCTGATGTTGTTAAAGTTGGTATAGGTCCTGGTTCAATTTGTACTACACGTGTAGTAGCAGGTGTTGGTGTTCCACAAATCACAGCTGTTTATGATTGTGCAACTGAAGCACGTAAACATGGTAAAGCGATTATTGCTGATGGCGGTATTAAATTCTCAGGAGACATCATTAAAGCATTAGCTGCTGGTGGACATGCAGTTATGTTAGGTAGCTTACTTGCTGGTACAGAAGAAAGCCCAGGAGAAACTGAAGTATTCCAAGGTAGACAGTATAAAGTTTATCGTGGCATGGGTTCTTTAGGCGCTATGGAAAGTGGTTCTAACGATCGTTATTTCCAAGAAGATAAAACGCCTAAAAAATTCGTTCCAGAAGGTATTGAAGGACGTATTGCTTTTAAAGGACAACTGCAAGATACAGTTTATCAACTTATGGGCGGCGTAAGATCTGGTATGGGTTATACTGGTTCACGTAATTTGGAAGCTTTAAGAGAAGAAGCTCAATTTACACGCATGGGACCTGCTGGTTTAGCAGAAAGTCACCCACATGACATTCAAATCACAAAAGAATCACCAAATTATTCATTCTAA
- the pbuX gene encoding xanthine permease PbuX yields MKTFILSLQHLLAMYAGAILVPIIVGTSLDFTPEQIAFLVTVDIFMCGLATFLQVWKGTGTGLPIVLGCTFTAVAPMILIGQTKGISDLYGSLFLSGILVVIIAPFFSHLVKFFPPVVTGSVVTIIGINLMPVAMNYLAGGEGAKDYGDAKNIILGVTTLIVILIVQRLTTGFLKSIAILIGLIVGTVLASFLGIVDVNQIGSAHWFALPQPFRFATFSFDFGATLVFFIVALVSLIESTGVYHALSEITGKKLERKDFRKGYTAEGIAIILGSIFNAFPYTAYSQNVGLVSLSGAKKNNVIYGMVILLLICGCIPKLGALANMIPLPVLGGAMIAMFGMVMAYGVSILGNINFKNQNNLLIIAVSVGLGTGISAVPQAFKALGEQFAWLTQNGIVLGAISAIILNFFFNGIKYQQKTEVMK; encoded by the coding sequence ATGAAAACCTTCATTTTAAGTTTACAGCATCTGTTAGCAATGTATGCAGGGGCTATACTTGTACCAATAATAGTAGGAACAAGTTTAGATTTTACGCCAGAACAAATTGCTTTCTTAGTTACTGTGGATATATTTATGTGCGGTTTAGCAACATTCTTACAAGTTTGGAAAGGCACGGGTACCGGTCTTCCTATTGTATTAGGGTGTACTTTTACAGCTGTTGCACCGATGATCTTAATTGGACAAACGAAAGGCATTAGTGATTTGTACGGTTCTTTATTCTTATCGGGAATTTTAGTCGTAATCATTGCGCCATTTTTTTCACATCTAGTGAAGTTCTTCCCGCCAGTAGTTACAGGAAGCGTTGTAACAATTATTGGTATTAACTTAATGCCTGTTGCAATGAATTACTTAGCGGGTGGTGAAGGCGCAAAAGATTATGGTGATGCTAAGAATATTATACTTGGAGTAACGACATTAATTGTTATTCTTATAGTACAACGACTAACGACGGGATTTTTAAAATCCATTGCTATCTTAATAGGATTGATTGTTGGCACAGTTCTAGCATCATTCTTAGGTATCGTAGATGTAAATCAAATCGGGTCTGCGCATTGGTTTGCGCTACCGCAACCATTTAGATTTGCTACGTTTAGTTTTGATTTCGGTGCAACACTTGTATTCTTTATTGTTGCATTAGTCAGTTTAATTGAATCCACAGGTGTATATCACGCTTTAAGTGAAATTACTGGGAAAAAGCTTGAACGTAAAGATTTTCGCAAGGGTTATACTGCGGAAGGAATTGCCATCATATTAGGATCAATATTTAATGCGTTTCCTTATACAGCATATTCGCAAAATGTTGGTTTAGTATCATTGTCAGGCGCTAAAAAGAATAATGTTATTTATGGCATGGTTATATTATTGCTTATTTGTGGCTGTATTCCTAAATTAGGCGCCTTAGCAAATATGATCCCACTTCCAGTTTTAGGTGGCGCTATGATAGCAATGTTTGGCATGGTTATGGCATATGGTGTTAGTATATTAGGTAATATTAATTTTAAGAATCAAAATAATTTGTTGATTATTGCTGTATCAGTTGGACTAGGAACGGGTATAAGTGCAGTACCTCAAGCATTTAAAGCCTTAGGTGAGCAGTTTGCATGGTTAACGCAAAATGGTATTGTCCTTGGAGCAATTTCGGCAATTATTTTAAATTTCTTTTTTAATGGAATTAAGTATCAACAAAAAACGGAAGTTATGAAATAA
- the xpt gene encoding xanthine phosphoribosyltransferase, protein MDLLKQKVEADGVVIDEKILKVDGFLNHQIDAKLMHSVGQTFYEQFKEAGITKILTIEASGIAPAIMAAMHFDVPCLFAKKAKPSTLTKEAYQADIHSFTKNTTSTVIVAKEFLGAHDRVLIIDDFLANGDASLGLNEIVQQAQATTVGVGIVVEKSFQPGRERLEQAGLKVSSLCKVASLSGNKVTFVGEEV, encoded by the coding sequence GTGGATTTGTTGAAACAGAAAGTCGAAGCAGATGGTGTAGTGATTGATGAAAAGATTTTAAAAGTGGACGGATTTTTAAATCATCAAATTGATGCAAAGTTAATGCATAGCGTGGGACAGACTTTTTATGAACAATTTAAAGAAGCAGGTATTACTAAAATATTAACGATAGAAGCTTCAGGTATTGCGCCGGCAATTATGGCGGCCATGCATTTTGATGTGCCATGTTTATTTGCTAAAAAGGCAAAACCTAGCACTTTAACAAAAGAGGCCTATCAAGCAGATATTCATTCATTCACAAAAAACACAACAAGCACTGTCATCGTCGCTAAGGAGTTTCTTGGAGCGCATGACCGTGTATTAATCATCGATGATTTTTTAGCAAATGGTGATGCTTCACTTGGATTAAATGAGATAGTACAACAAGCGCAGGCAACAACTGTGGGCGTGGGTATAGTAGTAGAGAAGAGTTTCCAACCAGGTAGAGAACGATTAGAGCAAGCAGGTCTTAAGGTTTCATCATTATGTAAAGTGGCTTCTTTAAGTGGTAATAAGGTAACATTTGTAGGAGAAGAAGTATGA